The segment GGTGCACCCCTCAGCAGGCCAACCGGCTCCCGCCGCCCGGTGCGCCCCTCAGTAAGCCAGCCGGCTCCCGCCGCCCGGGGTGCTCGTGCTCGCGTCCACGAGCGCGTCGACCACCGCTTCGACGTCCGGCAGCCACGGTCGGGCGGAGCCCGCGAGGGGTGCCCGTTCCCATCGGACCTGTCCCGTGCCGGCGACCGAGGGCGGCAGGAGTAGATAGCCGCCCTCTCCATGGAAGCGCAGCGAGCTGGGGACGCTGTCCTTCGCGTACAGCAGCTCGCCGAGCCGTTCGAGGCCGTACGGGGCGACGAGGATCGACCAGCGCGTCGGGGTCGCCACCACCGGGCCGAGCCGCATGCCCGTCGCGTCGAGCGCGGCGAGCGCTCGCGCGCCCGCCACCGCGGGCAGGCTGACCGCGCAGGGCGCGCTGCCGCCCGTGGCGAGCACCACCGGGGCGTCCGGCCGCCGGGTCCACCACCAGCGGATCATCCGCTCGTCCGTGGTGGCCGCCAGCAGCCCGGGGTCGTAGGGGTGGGCGCCGGGCACCACGCAGTCGGGGTCGGGGCAGGAGCAGGCGGGCCCCGCGGCCGTGCGGGTCGTCGCTCTCAGGCCCGCTCCCGGCAGGACGGGCCAGTCCCACTCGACGGCGAAGGTGACCGCCGCGTCGAGCCGGGCGGTCCTCGCCTTGCGCCGGAACCGGAGCCTGCGTCGCCTTCCGAGGATCTCGCGCATGAGCGCTCGTTCCTTTCCGTTGAACGCCGAATCCACATCACACCATGTGCAGGACACTTCACCGTGCGTATCAGCGCGTACCGGGTCGGCGGGGTGGCGACCCCTGTCGGAGCGGGGCCGGCCGGGCCGGAACCAGGTGGAACCACGTGGAACCAGATGGAGCGGGATCAGTACCAGGTGGAGCCAGGTCAGAACGAGGTGGAGCCAGGTCAGCACCAGAGGCGGGTCAGAACACGTTCCCCGCCACTCGGTGACGGGCTGCGGCCTGCGGCATGAAAGACGCCGGGGTTCCGCGTCGCGTTCCGGGGCAGCTCCAACTGCCCCTGCCTGTCACCGATTACGTACCCAGCACGCTCGGAATGACGCGCTTTGAAACGACGCCAGTCGACCGCAAAAGGTGCACACCGAGGACAATTTTCGGCCAACTTGCCGTGGACTTCAACCCTCTCGCACGACCTCACGGACACCACAAGTCCCGTGGGGACAATGCTGGACATCGTTCCTCTTGTGCGTGTACATGTGGATGCATCGAGCGGCTCAGAAT is part of the Streptomyces sp. NBC_00250 genome and harbors:
- a CDS encoding bifunctional DNA primase/polymerase, translated to MREILGRRRRLRFRRKARTARLDAAVTFAVEWDWPVLPGAGLRATTRTAAGPACSCPDPDCVVPGAHPYDPGLLAATTDERMIRWWWTRRPDAPVVLATGGSAPCAVSLPAVAGARALAALDATGMRLGPVVATPTRWSILVAPYGLERLGELLYAKDSVPSSLRFHGEGGYLLLPPSVAGTGQVRWERAPLAGSARPWLPDVEAVVDALVDASTSTPGGGSRLAY